Proteins from a single region of Fibrobacter sp. UWH6:
- a CDS encoding patatin-like phospholipase family protein — MAISINGGGALGIGPVALMCEIEKKLGEGWISKNAAAFGGTSTGAIVAACLDEGMSAEKIRKFYRDNLKDIFKKYSLWERIKDLKKPTYNHARLKELLMDCMKGKCSDWEKPIFIPTTRLNGKKSVEKVWDRGDADVDKWFAVLSSTCAPTYFDVEKLGDTWYADGGMWANSPIAVLNAGLKRAGFRDDYRILTFDTDMDMMVRVEDNQTLLGWGSYVLNEWVARSGKSSDYEVMADIGRENVHVLSPSANGKKYKLDDVADDKLDELEKIWRGYFTEHEEQIISFLQNT; from the coding sequence TTGGCTATATCTATTAATGGTGGTGGTGCGCTGGGCATTGGTCCGGTTGCGCTGATGTGTGAAATTGAAAAGAAGCTTGGGGAAGGCTGGATTTCTAAGAATGCTGCCGCTTTTGGTGGTACCTCTACCGGCGCTATCGTAGCGGCTTGCCTCGATGAGGGAATGTCTGCAGAAAAGATCCGTAAGTTCTACCGCGATAACTTGAAGGATATTTTCAAGAAATATTCCTTGTGGGAACGCATTAAGGATCTTAAAAAGCCGACTTATAATCATGCACGCTTGAAAGAACTTCTAATGGACTGCATGAAGGGTAAGTGCAGCGATTGGGAAAAACCGATTTTCATTCCCACAACTCGACTCAATGGTAAAAAGTCTGTAGAAAAGGTTTGGGACAGAGGCGATGCCGATGTGGATAAGTGGTTCGCGGTTCTTTCGTCCACTTGTGCTCCTACCTACTTTGACGTTGAAAAACTTGGCGATACTTGGTATGCCGACGGTGGCATGTGGGCAAATTCTCCCATTGCGGTTTTGAATGCAGGCTTGAAGAGAGCTGGTTTCCGCGACGATTACCGTATCCTTACCTTTGATACTGACATGGATATGATGGTTCGCGTTGAAGACAACCAGACCTTGCTTGGCTGGGGTAGCTACGTGCTTAATGAATGGGTTGCCCGTTCTGGCAAGAGTAGCGATTACGAAGTGATGGCTGACATTGGCCGCGAAAATGTCCATGTGCTTTCGCCGTCTGCAAATGGTAAAAAATACAAGTTGGACGATGTTGCCGATGACAAGCTGGATGAACTTGAAAAAATCTGGCGTGGTTATTTCACGGAACATGAAGAACAAATCATATCCTTCTTGCAAAACACCTAG
- a CDS encoding polysaccharide deacetylase family protein, translating to MNRIIKKAFLGISVICGLASAASVKSPFVTVPWNGYSGAASFTFDDGFYQAEPLSQILEDMPEVKVTFFLTNMGMNLLDYFGPTYAELAKQGHEIGNHTNNHFDLTSIAESSLKSEIIDFAGELEQIMGSYGAEVSVTSHALPYSQNSDIVSSVIDDRHFINRSAGGPGKHDWNVEPNWSNMDSKVWYTTPNAEEDFLNSIDASAMAPSWLILLNHGIADLGEGYITQDLMKEFIQRAVKNNMWVAPFSTVGAYYRAHFTLDTAKAVADGNNLTVTWEMPHKNMPKSIPLKVVINETFVRENFGNNASIYIEQDGKRIYPDEDGIFILEFTSLKATIYGSSKTPDTKPYMVRSDLRTQDDPFSEKHNVHPPGCKGKTPW from the coding sequence ATGAACAGGATCATCAAAAAAGCATTTTTAGGGATTTCCGTAATCTGCGGGCTTGCTTCAGCAGCTTCCGTCAAAAGCCCCTTCGTAACAGTCCCCTGGAATGGCTATTCTGGCGCGGCCAGCTTTACCTTCGATGACGGATTCTACCAGGCAGAGCCTCTTTCCCAGATTCTCGAGGATATGCCCGAAGTCAAGGTGACTTTCTTCCTTACTAATATGGGTATGAACCTGCTTGACTACTTTGGCCCCACATACGCTGAACTTGCAAAACAGGGGCATGAAATCGGCAACCATACCAACAACCATTTCGACCTCACCTCCATTGCAGAATCCTCCCTGAAATCAGAAATTATCGATTTTGCCGGGGAACTGGAGCAAATCATGGGCTCTTATGGAGCTGAAGTGAGCGTCACATCCCACGCACTCCCCTACAGTCAAAACAGCGACATTGTTTCTAGCGTCATTGATGACCGCCATTTCATCAATCGCAGTGCAGGCGGACCGGGTAAACACGACTGGAATGTGGAACCCAACTGGAGCAATATGGATTCCAAGGTTTGGTACACCACCCCCAACGCCGAAGAAGATTTCCTCAACTCTATCGATGCTTCAGCCATGGCCCCTTCCTGGCTGATTCTTCTCAATCATGGAATCGCCGATCTTGGAGAAGGTTATATCACCCAGGATCTGATGAAGGAATTCATTCAACGTGCCGTAAAAAACAATATGTGGGTTGCCCCCTTTAGCACAGTCGGGGCCTACTACCGCGCCCACTTTACCCTGGATACCGCCAAGGCCGTTGCCGATGGAAACAATCTTACCGTCACATGGGAAATGCCCCACAAGAATATGCCCAAAAGCATTCCTCTCAAGGTCGTCATAAACGAAACTTTCGTCAGAGAAAATTTCGGCAACAATGCGAGCATCTACATCGAACAGGATGGTAAAAGAATCTACCCCGATGAAGACGGAATTTTCATTCTTGAATTCACTTCTTTAAAGGCAACCATCTACGGCTCCTCCAAGACTCCCGACACCAAGCCCTACATGGTTCGTTCCGACCTTAGAACACAAGACGATCCCTTCTCCGAAAAACACAACGTACACCCTCCTGGATGCAAAGGGAAGACGCCTTGGTAA
- a CDS encoding polysaccharide deacetylase family protein, translating to MAVPPLTTVPWNGHVGAASFTFDDAMENQVKNLTPILEEMPDVRVTFFLSNMGGNSLRQNGAGFAKLANMGNEIGNHTDNHLQLPDQDDAKLKSEITDFATEIEKVMAENGAEINITSHATPFCANNEKVSGEINQHHFINRDCGWHGRNDWDVEPEWLGMASRVWNSSETADTELLEALDTAAFIGDFSNANPWDVQVKGGSWLVLLNHGVSDEGGMSITPEAIKNAFQRALKNDLWVAPFSTVGAYHKAHFIMDKAEGTANDKEYKISWEMPHPHMPKSIPLKVKLNEEFLKESGFTADDNIVIEQNNNEIQPDENGIYTIEFCNLSLTIKKSAGTSKLKSTISTKRKTDGNHSGIFDLNGKRLNTRNRPKNSTPTFLFP from the coding sequence ATGGCCGTGCCCCCTCTCACTACAGTTCCCTGGAACGGCCATGTCGGCGCCGCCAGTTTCACCTTTGATGACGCCATGGAAAATCAGGTGAAGAACCTGACTCCAATCCTGGAAGAAATGCCAGACGTCAGGGTGACCTTTTTCCTTTCAAACATGGGCGGAAACAGCCTTAGGCAAAACGGTGCAGGTTTCGCCAAACTGGCCAACATGGGCAACGAAATCGGCAACCATACCGACAACCATTTGCAACTCCCCGATCAAGATGACGCCAAGCTAAAATCGGAAATTACTGATTTCGCTACGGAAATCGAAAAAGTCATGGCCGAAAACGGAGCCGAAATCAACATCACTTCCCACGCCACCCCCTTCTGCGCCAACAACGAAAAAGTATCTGGCGAAATCAACCAGCATCATTTTATTAACCGCGACTGCGGCTGGCATGGGCGAAACGACTGGGATGTAGAACCGGAATGGTTAGGCATGGCCTCCCGAGTCTGGAATTCTTCGGAAACGGCGGACACAGAACTTCTAGAAGCGTTAGATACAGCCGCATTCATTGGCGATTTTTCAAATGCAAATCCGTGGGACGTTCAGGTAAAGGGAGGTTCCTGGCTAGTTCTGTTGAACCACGGCGTATCAGATGAAGGCGGTATGAGCATCACCCCCGAAGCCATAAAGAACGCCTTTCAACGCGCCCTAAAGAATGACTTGTGGGTAGCCCCATTTAGCACGGTAGGCGCCTACCATAAAGCACATTTTATAATGGATAAGGCAGAAGGTACCGCAAACGATAAGGAGTACAAGATCAGTTGGGAAATGCCCCACCCGCATATGCCTAAGAGCATTCCTCTCAAGGTAAAATTGAACGAAGAATTCCTGAAGGAATCCGGTTTTACTGCCGATGACAATATCGTTATCGAACAGAACAACAATGAAATTCAGCCCGACGAAAACGGGATCTACACCATTGAATTCTGCAATTTAAGTCTGACTATTAAAAAGTCGGCAGGAACATCTAAACTGAAATCCACCATTAGCACAAAACGCAAAACCGATGGCAATCACAGCGGCATTTTTGATTTGAACGGTAAGCGACTCAACACACGAAATCGCCCGAAAAATTCCACGCCTACTTTCCTTTTTCCTTAG
- a CDS encoding acyltransferase produces MTDSVTNSSAKTAPKKNYFPALDGLRLLASVNIVLLHLASSNALGYLADYKWLMPILSAPAFAAGIFYVLAGFLFASKFSDPDRRIPVIPFMFGRISKLYRLHFFMTLLMFVAMIVKFSGYTHLPGLSEVSDCVSKGLANMTHPWRSLILHLTLTWSIVPDLGMKLNEPSWSLTSFFVCYAITPWFSRWLFKQNNRTLWILFGTLFIPGILWAIFFGFSGNLWFDGYGAKYRFFHIFAPVRIFEYLFGMVLFRLYNEGCFDYLKKNFVSGIAQFVVLAAIYGSLFIMSPKANPGWNYFAHHSVPVMLYGLFLVSLLSGKGFMARLFTVGIVRKVGKASFYPYLIHLPIMTIAWGMCNLNQPANTVKFMLFVYTVSTLYSEFKTWRRKKAKEKGK; encoded by the coding sequence ATGACCGATTCCGTAACGAATTCCTCTGCAAAGACTGCGCCTAAGAAAAATTACTTTCCCGCTTTGGATGGCCTTCGCCTGTTGGCTAGCGTGAACATTGTGCTGCTTCACTTGGCCAGTTCCAATGCCCTTGGCTACTTGGCTGACTATAAATGGCTGATGCCTATTCTTAGCGCTCCTGCGTTTGCTGCTGGTATTTTCTATGTGCTGGCAGGTTTCCTTTTTGCAAGTAAGTTTAGCGATCCCGACCGTCGCATTCCTGTTATCCCCTTTATGTTCGGTCGCATTTCAAAACTGTACCGCCTTCACTTCTTTATGACCTTGCTCATGTTCGTGGCCATGATCGTGAAGTTCAGCGGATACACCCATTTGCCGGGCTTGAGTGAAGTTTCAGATTGTGTGAGCAAGGGTCTTGCCAATATGACGCATCCCTGGCGCAGCTTGATTTTGCACTTGACTTTGACATGGTCCATTGTTCCCGATCTGGGCATGAAACTGAATGAACCTTCCTGGTCCCTTACCAGCTTCTTCGTCTGTTATGCCATTACGCCCTGGTTTAGCCGTTGGTTGTTCAAGCAGAATAATCGTACTCTCTGGATTCTTTTTGGCACGCTGTTTATTCCGGGAATTTTGTGGGCCATTTTCTTTGGCTTTAGCGGAAATCTTTGGTTTGATGGCTACGGCGCCAAATACCGTTTCTTCCACATTTTTGCTCCGGTCCGAATTTTCGAATACCTTTTCGGCATGGTCCTTTTCAGATTGTACAATGAAGGTTGCTTTGACTACCTGAAAAAGAATTTTGTCAGTGGCATAGCCCAGTTTGTGGTACTTGCCGCCATTTACGGAAGCCTATTTATCATGAGTCCCAAGGCCAATCCTGGTTGGAACTATTTTGCACACCATTCCGTTCCGGTGATGCTGTACGGATTGTTCCTGGTGTCGCTTTTGAGCGGCAAGGGCTTTATGGCCAGGCTTTTCACTGTCGGAATTGTACGCAAAGTGGGCAAGGCTTCTTTCTATCCTTACCTGATTCACCTGCCGATTATGACCATTGCCTGGGGCATGTGCAACTTGAATCAGCCGGCGAATACCGTCAAGTTTATGCTGTTCGTCTATACCGTCAGCACGTTATATAGCGAATTCAAGACCTGGCGCCGTAAGAAGGCTAAGGAAAAAGGAAAGTAG
- a CDS encoding hemolysin family protein, with translation MLGIVITVLLCLGASAFCSVTEASFYSVPPATIELLQKQKKFTARYMSHVKDNIDRYIASVLVVNTVANTVGASLATALAVRNLPPAGQVALPIVLTILILLFGEITPKTLGVKQAKIVAPLVAVPFYYITKILSWTGLIWLCLTLTKHWTRESEEKKDVSIEDINSLVSLGLREDVIDRQQSLAIKNILALKSVPVRKVMTPRQVVFSLDANKTLGESLDERGNWPFSRIPLYEKNKDNWIGTILRRDAYNKLADGHRDIKLRQLMRPLQLIPDSLTLDKLLLRFLKQRGHIVGVVDEWGAIAGVVSLEDVLEEILGREIVDEYDESVDLQESARKRSKALASMREQRRAVTRTTAALARESVVTRENVAVPRPQNSTSNENSADTQQQ, from the coding sequence ATGTTAGGTATTGTCATAACAGTTCTTCTGTGTCTTGGGGCGTCTGCGTTCTGTTCTGTGACGGAAGCGTCTTTTTATAGCGTTCCTCCTGCTACCATAGAACTTCTGCAAAAACAGAAGAAGTTTACGGCCCGCTATATGTCCCATGTAAAGGATAATATTGACCGTTATATTGCGTCGGTTCTTGTGGTGAATACGGTTGCCAATACTGTTGGTGCTTCCTTGGCGACGGCCTTGGCTGTAAGGAATTTGCCTCCTGCAGGTCAGGTGGCCTTACCTATTGTGCTGACCATCCTGATTCTTCTTTTTGGTGAAATTACGCCTAAGACTCTCGGCGTGAAACAGGCCAAAATTGTAGCCCCCCTAGTTGCAGTTCCGTTCTACTACATTACGAAGATTCTTTCCTGGACTGGACTAATCTGGCTCTGTCTGACTTTGACGAAACATTGGACTCGAGAATCCGAGGAAAAGAAGGATGTGAGTATCGAGGATATAAACAGCCTTGTTAGCCTTGGCCTGCGTGAAGACGTGATTGACCGTCAGCAGTCCCTGGCGATCAAGAATATTCTTGCGCTGAAATCGGTTCCCGTGCGTAAGGTGATGACACCGCGCCAGGTGGTGTTCTCGCTGGATGCCAATAAGACTTTGGGTGAATCCCTGGACGAACGCGGAAACTGGCCGTTCTCCCGAATTCCCCTTTACGAAAAGAATAAGGACAATTGGATTGGAACGATTTTGAGGCGCGATGCCTACAACAAGTTGGCTGACGGTCATCGAGATATTAAGTTGCGTCAGTTGATGCGTCCCCTTCAGCTGATTCCTGATTCCTTGACTCTGGATAAGTTGCTGCTCCGTTTTTTGAAACAGCGTGGACATATTGTCGGCGTTGTGGATGAATGGGGCGCCATTGCGGGGGTCGTTAGTCTCGAAGATGTTCTTGAAGAAATTCTTGGCCGAGAAATCGTAGATGAATATGATGAGTCGGTGGACCTTCAGGAGTCCGCCCGTAAGCGTTCCAAGGCTTTGGCCAGTATGCGTGAACAGCGTCGTGCTGTAACCCGTACTACGGCGGCGTTGGCCCGCGAAAGTGTGGTGACTCGCGAAAACGTCGCTGTTCCCCGCCCGCAAAATTCAACTTCAAACGAAAATTCCGCTGACACTCAACAGCAGTAA
- a CDS encoding S49 family peptidase produces MKNGFDYLKSTRLIAVFIVFFVSMAFAYIPGESGFVSLENEHGIWGNPAGVPAFDSKGGLVSYDFDNGITNIRAGGNLDHWAAGFDYVQGPDGLDESRWSLTHGSDWLNRYLFLGTRITAFRSSEFRGTEWSYAPGVLIRPFRSLSLGYSCDNLLFIGPESQKRIHNLGATLRLGYFFSLSYDVENFENHRLLLELESYGFRWGLKLPIYGDDGYRLSFSMPIGGYNNFALHVYDDLLPKGGAWGFHSARNPRSSLSAQIIRVPLDMEVSEREDEFAFFRKSSISIWKVRNLFEHMFRDPSSGLVILDFSGYKGNIGVSDEINRCVMKHRARGGKVVAYLDDIRPSVLLAASNADRIVVEPSAHLNWRGLGGNILFYKGLFDKLGVKVEFLRHGKFKSAVEPYIADSMSVEARSNMDSLYRDLWKTLELIIANRKIAKTMSIDSAVAYLDTLATKPMVTAKAAQKAGLVDTMLYIDQVPAYAIKSFFGFDAPWASYRTWRPTDKKIFNESWTPRTKFAVLNIDGSIDNRMERSVSESLRKLPGSGAEALIVRISSPGGSAIASDKIWAALRHVSERGIPVVASIGHMGASGGYYIACGADLIVAEPMAIVGSIGIYGGKVDASGLMSKLGLRAEPVKTHDYADAETFVRPWTDVEKSALQEYMDDFYDRFTGVVSRATGIPQATVDSSYGGGRVMLGLKAVAAGLVHRLGGIDDAIAAAKDLAGVGKSTDVDLMILDSDKAYTLPMPSSKAFVNFITEMNQTQLWAIEPNLWEME; encoded by the coding sequence ATGAAGAATGGATTTGACTATTTGAAAAGCACCCGATTGATTGCGGTGTTTATTGTTTTTTTTGTTTCGATGGCCTTCGCCTATATTCCTGGCGAGTCGGGTTTTGTATCCCTGGAAAATGAACATGGAATCTGGGGGAACCCTGCGGGGGTGCCTGCTTTTGATTCCAAGGGCGGCTTGGTTTCCTACGATTTTGACAATGGAATTACCAATATTCGTGCCGGCGGTAATTTGGATCATTGGGCTGCTGGTTTTGATTATGTGCAGGGGCCCGATGGGCTTGATGAATCACGTTGGAGTCTAACTCACGGTTCTGACTGGTTGAACCGCTACCTGTTTTTGGGAACACGCATTACGGCCTTCCGCAGTTCTGAATTCCGTGGGACGGAGTGGAGTTATGCGCCTGGTGTCCTGATTCGCCCTTTCCGCAGTCTCTCTCTTGGCTATTCCTGTGATAATCTGCTTTTTATCGGTCCGGAATCCCAGAAGAGAATTCATAATCTTGGAGCGACCCTTCGTCTGGGGTATTTTTTCAGCCTTAGCTATGACGTTGAAAATTTCGAGAATCATCGTCTCTTGTTAGAACTGGAATCTTATGGTTTCCGCTGGGGACTTAAGCTACCCATTTATGGGGATGACGGGTATCGACTGAGTTTTTCGATGCCTATCGGGGGTTACAACAATTTCGCCTTGCATGTGTATGACGATTTGTTGCCCAAGGGCGGCGCCTGGGGATTTCATTCTGCCCGCAATCCTCGTTCAAGTTTGAGTGCCCAGATTATTCGTGTACCCCTGGATATGGAAGTGTCTGAACGGGAGGATGAATTTGCATTTTTCCGCAAGAGTTCCATTAGTATCTGGAAGGTCCGCAATCTTTTTGAGCATATGTTCCGCGATCCTTCTAGTGGTCTTGTCATTCTTGACTTTTCGGGCTATAAGGGAAACATCGGAGTGTCCGATGAAATCAACCGTTGTGTGATGAAGCATCGTGCTCGCGGGGGCAAGGTGGTTGCCTATCTTGATGATATTCGTCCATCTGTCCTTTTGGCAGCTTCCAATGCAGATCGTATTGTGGTGGAGCCTTCGGCTCATCTGAATTGGCGTGGCCTGGGCGGAAACATCTTATTCTATAAAGGTCTGTTTGACAAGCTTGGTGTAAAAGTTGAATTCCTGCGTCATGGTAAATTCAAGTCTGCCGTAGAACCTTATATTGCCGATTCCATGTCTGTGGAGGCCCGTTCCAATATGGATTCCCTGTATAGGGATTTGTGGAAAACTCTTGAGTTGATTATTGCTAATCGTAAAATCGCCAAGACTATGTCGATCGATTCTGCAGTGGCCTATCTAGATACGCTTGCTACAAAGCCTATGGTTACGGCGAAGGCTGCACAGAAGGCTGGGCTTGTGGATACCATGCTGTATATTGACCAGGTTCCCGCCTATGCAATCAAGTCTTTCTTTGGTTTTGATGCGCCTTGGGCTAGTTACCGCACCTGGCGTCCTACAGACAAGAAGATTTTCAATGAAAGTTGGACTCCCCGCACAAAGTTTGCTGTTCTGAATATTGATGGGTCCATTGATAATCGCATGGAACGATCTGTTTCGGAATCTCTTCGCAAGTTGCCTGGATCTGGTGCAGAAGCGTTGATTGTCCGCATTTCGTCTCCTGGCGGAAGCGCTATTGCCTCTGATAAGATTTGGGCGGCACTTCGCCATGTAAGCGAAAGGGGAATTCCTGTGGTGGCTAGCATTGGTCATATGGGTGCTTCTGGCGGTTATTATATTGCCTGTGGTGCAGACCTTATTGTGGCAGAACCCATGGCCATCGTGGGTAGCATCGGTATTTATGGCGGCAAGGTTGACGCCTCGGGACTCATGAGTAAGTTAGGACTTCGTGCAGAACCGGTGAAAACTCACGATTATGCGGATGCCGAGACTTTTGTCCGTCCGTGGACCGATGTGGAAAAGTCGGCTCTCCAGGAATACATGGATGATTTCTATGACCGCTTTACTGGCGTGGTTTCGAGGGCGACTGGTATTCCCCAGGCTACGGTAGATTCCAGTTATGGTGGCGGACGTGTTATGTTGGGCTTGAAGGCTGTTGCTGCGGGGCTTGTTCATAGGCTGGGCGGTATCGATGATGCCATCGCTGCGGCAAAGGATCTTGCTGGAGTAGGTAAGTCTACGGATGTGGATTTGATGATTCTTGATTCTGACAAGGCTTATACTTTGCCGATGCCTAGTTCTAAGGCTTTTGTGAATTTCATTACTGAAATGAATCAGACTCAGTTGTGGGCCATTGAACCCAATTTGTGGGAGATGGAATAA
- a CDS encoding lipopolysaccharide biosynthesis protein translates to MADNLKKKTAHGVIWSAIERFSTQGVQFLFGIILARMLTPADYGVIAMLTVFLAISQTFIDSGFSNAIIRKIDRTEKDMATMFFFNIGMSLFCYAVIFLLAPFIAQFYAMPELTLVLRVLALKIIVQSFNAVQTTTLVIRIDFKKQAKISLVCAVISGAVGIFFAYNGYGVWALVIQALFSTVLMSTLYWLVVRWRPTCFFSRESFKYLFSYGSKLLISGIIDTVYNNIYPLIIGKYYTPAQLGGYSKAEHFAQFPSLNITRILQRVSFPVLSKMQNEPERMRNGYLKFLNMSTFIVFPLMMGLFALAKPCTLLFLTDRWEGMIILLQILCLAMMWYPVHAINLNMLQVLGRSDLFLKLEIIKKTVGFTILIITLQMGVLEMCIGQVISTWISLFINTFYSGRFLKAGFFTQMKFLFPAFLNVSIMAALVIGINSLLPEKQYALQIATGIAVGCIYYFITSYLFNKKTIDELLSMIKRK, encoded by the coding sequence ATGGCAGACAATTTAAAGAAAAAAACCGCGCACGGAGTCATTTGGAGTGCCATAGAGAGATTTTCTACGCAGGGTGTTCAGTTCTTATTCGGCATCATCCTTGCTCGAATGCTTACACCTGCAGACTATGGTGTAATCGCCATGCTAACCGTCTTTCTGGCCATCAGTCAGACATTCATTGACAGCGGCTTTTCAAATGCAATTATCCGAAAAATTGACCGTACAGAAAAGGATATGGCCACCATGTTCTTCTTCAATATCGGTATGTCTCTGTTTTGCTATGCAGTCATATTCCTGTTGGCACCATTCATCGCGCAATTCTACGCTATGCCAGAACTCACTCTCGTTTTACGAGTTCTTGCTTTAAAGATTATCGTACAATCCTTTAACGCGGTCCAGACAACAACACTTGTCATAAGAATTGACTTCAAGAAACAGGCTAAAATTTCGCTTGTGTGCGCAGTCATTTCCGGCGCCGTAGGCATCTTCTTTGCATACAATGGTTATGGAGTCTGGGCACTAGTCATCCAGGCGCTCTTCAGCACCGTACTCATGTCTACCCTATATTGGCTTGTCGTACGTTGGCGTCCCACCTGTTTTTTCTCCAGGGAATCCTTTAAGTATCTGTTCTCCTATGGTTCAAAGTTGCTCATTTCCGGAATCATTGACACCGTCTACAACAACATTTATCCGCTTATAATCGGAAAGTACTACACCCCCGCCCAGCTGGGAGGATACTCCAAGGCCGAACATTTTGCCCAATTCCCTTCGCTCAACATCACCCGCATTCTGCAGCGAGTATCATTCCCGGTCCTCAGCAAAATGCAGAACGAACCTGAGCGTATGCGCAACGGTTATTTGAAATTTTTAAACATGTCCACCTTTATCGTATTCCCGTTAATGATGGGCCTGTTCGCACTGGCAAAACCATGTACATTACTTTTCCTGACAGATCGTTGGGAAGGTATGATCATCCTGCTTCAAATTCTTTGCCTTGCCATGATGTGGTACCCTGTACATGCAATCAACCTAAATATGCTCCAGGTTCTCGGCAGATCCGACCTTTTCCTAAAGTTGGAAATCATCAAGAAAACGGTTGGATTTACCATTCTCATCATCACCCTTCAAATGGGTGTTTTGGAAATGTGCATCGGCCAGGTCATCTCCACATGGATAAGTCTTTTCATAAACACATTCTATTCCGGTAGGTTTTTGAAAGCCGGTTTTTTCACTCAGATGAAGTTCCTGTTCCCCGCATTCCTGAATGTATCCATTATGGCAGCACTAGTCATAGGGATAAACAGCCTGCTACCTGAGAAACAGTATGCTTTGCAGATTGCAACAGGAATAGCAGTAGGTTGCATTTACTATTTTATCACCAGTTATCTCTTTAATAAGAAGACCATTGACGAACTACTAAGCATGATCAAGAGGAAATAA
- a CDS encoding DegT/DnrJ/EryC1/StrS aminotransferase family protein — translation MDNKLITVTSPLLPSLDEFIPMLQDIWDRKWLTNNGHYHEELEKALADYLGVKYISLFTNGTLPLITALQAMKITGEVITTPYSFVATTHSIWWNGLKPVFVDVDEETGNIDPEKIEAAITPHTTAIMPVHVYGTPCNMKRIQEIADIYGLKIIYDAAHAFGVKKDGESVLKAGDMSTLSFHATKVYNTIEGGALICHDEATKRRIDFLKNFGFNGETTVVAPGINSKMDEIRSAYGLLNLKQVDSAIEKRQAVANRYREAFKNIPGIRFLQDIEGVRHNYAYFPIFISEEYGISRDDLYAKLQEHNIFGRRYFYPLISTFSAYKGLDSANPANLPIAHKLANQVLCLPMFAGLDEEGVNRVIDVVVNKK, via the coding sequence ATGGACAACAAGCTGATTACAGTTACCTCCCCGCTCCTCCCGTCTCTGGACGAGTTCATTCCCATGCTTCAAGACATCTGGGACCGCAAATGGTTAACAAACAATGGTCACTATCATGAAGAACTGGAAAAAGCCCTGGCAGATTACCTCGGCGTAAAATACATCAGCCTGTTCACCAACGGCACGCTGCCCCTGATTACCGCTCTGCAGGCGATGAAAATTACTGGAGAAGTGATTACCACACCCTATAGTTTTGTGGCAACCACCCACTCAATCTGGTGGAACGGACTGAAACCGGTATTTGTAGATGTTGATGAAGAAACTGGCAACATCGACCCCGAAAAAATTGAAGCAGCCATTACCCCGCACACCACGGCCATTATGCCCGTCCATGTGTACGGAACCCCCTGCAACATGAAGCGCATCCAGGAAATCGCAGACATCTATGGTCTGAAGATTATCTATGATGCCGCCCACGCCTTTGGCGTCAAAAAAGATGGTGAATCCGTATTGAAGGCAGGCGACATGAGCACCCTCAGTTTCCACGCCACCAAGGTATACAACACCATCGAAGGCGGTGCACTGATTTGTCATGACGAAGCCACCAAAAGGCGCATTGACTTCCTGAAGAACTTCGGTTTCAACGGAGAAACAACCGTGGTCGCCCCGGGCATCAACAGCAAGATGGACGAAATCCGTTCGGCATACGGCTTGCTGAACTTGAAGCAGGTGGACAGCGCCATCGAAAAACGTCAGGCCGTAGCAAACAGATATCGCGAAGCATTCAAGAACATCCCGGGAATCCGATTCCTCCAGGATATTGAAGGTGTTCGACACAACTATGCCTACTTCCCCATCTTCATTAGCGAAGAATACGGCATCAGTAGAGACGACCTGTACGCCAAACTGCAAGAACACAACATCTTCGGACGTCGTTACTTCTACCCGTTGATCAGCACATTCAGCGCATACAAAGGCCTGGATTCAGCAAATCCAGCAAACTTGCCCATAGCACACAAGCTGGCAAACCAGGTGCTCTGTCTGCCCATGTTCGCCGGCCTTGACGAAGAAGGTGTGAACAGAGTTATTGACGTCGTAGTCAACAAGAAATAG